CAATAGAATTAAAAAAACTCAAATtaaaaaaatctagggtttcatttTAGTAAATTTTCATGAATAAAATCAAAATTGGAGAAGAAAAGCAACATAAAATGATACGTCatactgatgaagaagaagaagtagaagaagggtTTGAATGCTCGTGTGTGATGGAGGTGGTGGTTCTGCTGTAACTCtataagaagaacaagaaaagagATGGATGCGAGTGTAActctgtagaagaagaagaaaaagagaaagaggtGAGCGACTAATTAGTTTAGGGCTTAGATTAGTTGAAGCTATATGAAAAGAAATGGAGGGCTAGGATTAAAAGGAATCTATAAAATCAAGGGATAAGATTAACCGGGATTCTGGATACCGGTACTAACTGGAATAGGTTTAGAACCGTTCCCTGTACCCACTCCTCTACCGTTTCTCTTTTATATTCTAATTCATTATACCACATACACCGGTTCCAAGCTGATTCACCGATTCCAGAACAGGTTTACCGGTTCCAAGCCGATTCACCGGTTCCGTTCCGGTTCTTGTGTACTTTTAAGTGTAGCTAAGGATATCGCTGCACTGAAGCTACATGAAAGACCCTGGTGACTGGATTTCCCTACAAATGTGGGATAGCCAAGGGAAATGTCTCACCGTGCTTGGcctaaggctaagtcctatgggctagattggccaaaaactgttgcaaatcaaaaaataagtgcGGGGAAAAAGTTAACACTTGTACctgctacttctctctcctagcatttgctcgcaatTCAACTAGCAGCTAGTTTCAAAAGATGAACCGTTCAGCACTCAAAAAGTAACCAAAACGCTGAACCATTTAGCGTTGAGAGAAAACTTtctaatctaacggctgagatttaaagcgctcAACGCTGAATCGTTCGGCGCTAGATGGTTGTCCCGCTGacgtggtcttctaatctagctgcAAGATTAGCCATCCTATAAGACTTAGAAGGTTGCCCtaactgacgtggatggccaatcaagcagctagatatctagcccatatggCTTAGCCTAATGACCGGCCTCAACGGATGCAAAAACTGGTTGCATTTTTAGTTTATCGATAGGGGCACACCTAGACACtcgttaaagaaaaaaaaaggaaaaacaaatataaGCGGAGAAACAGAGGAACAAAATAATACCGAAACTCAAAACAAAACACAATTTCTTGCTAGAGAGAGGAAATATATTTATAGTAACTTGTGATGTTTTagagagaagattttttttggaTGAGTTTCTAAATTAATGTATTGTTGAGTCTGTAAAATTCATTCTTCTTTCCatgaaaaaccctagaaatttgcaTAATAATTTAAGGAGAAAGTGGTGTAGATGCACATCTCTGGTTATATACCTGTCGATCTATATTCTTTTATTCAATTTCTATTTACAATTCTCATTATTCTCCTTGGATTACTTCACTTAGTAAAAAATACAGCCAAAAAATATTTCTTCGTCGACGCTACTTTCGACGAAGAagttgtagaagaagaagataaacaacatAATCATACTCAAGATACCATTATGATTACTGCTGAAAAATTCTCCTGTGCTTCTTGTGGAACTCATGCAACCAAGTCGTGTAATGGTTGTAAAGCTGTGAGATATTGGTGAGTCAGTCTTTTAAATTTGTTGACCTTTTGATTTTCAATCGTTGTCTTTGTTTCAGAATTTTGGGTTTTTGGGCGCCTTACTTGTTTCTAAATTTTGGGTTTTGTGGAATTATAGAACTTAACCAAAAAAGATGTAACCTTTAATAGTTAATTCTCATGTTGATCGTCAACCTTAATCAAGAGCCACTTTGATTTTGGAAGCattcatatatttatgtttttttatggGTAAAATAGGACAAGAAACACATGAGTCTTAGGAAAAGAAATCCGTTATGATACTAGTAACACTGATATCTTGCTGAACTTGAAGACTTATATTCTAACTTTCAAGGTGATGTGATTCCTGAAGTCTGTTCTTTGGGATAAATGGTAAATGCATGTCACTAGTGATGCAAAAAAATGGTATGTTAAGCTGGGGGTTACAAATCATACAAATAGTCAATAACGGATGTTCCTACAATTGCTGAGCAAGTTAGTGATCATCTATGAGAAAGTGCTCCAATTTACTTGGACATGCATTtgatttctgagtgatagaaTAGTAAGTTTAGGTCAACACACTTGGTACTCTTAATTATGGATTTGAAtgttttgttttttgtgtttCTGTTCTCCTGtcatctttattattattattattttggtgACGTCTTGCCTAACTATCACTTGTAGTTTAAATTTATTAATCAAAGATGTGTTTTCTTATAATTTCATAGCTCACCAATTTGCCAAAGAAAGCATTGGGGAAGTGGTCACAAGTACAAGTGTAATGATTTCAAGCAAAGGAATCTAAATTGGACATCAATCTTCAGCCAAAAAGGAAAGGCTTTTGGTTCTGGGGATACATCTAGCGCTGTTCTTCAAAGAACTAAAAAAGTAAGTATGGCTTGCTGGTTCTTGCCAACTATCATGGAAGGTTGTCTCCTGCTATAATCAGTTCCTTACTTAGTCGGCTGTTTTGATCTTATCTTTGTAGGTTCTTTTCCCTTATGAAGAGTTTGTAAAGCTTTTCAACTCGGACAAGCAAGGATCCCCTCCTTGTGGACTTCTCAATTGCGGAAACAGGTATATGTGGTACCCTCTTATAAAATATATTTACCCTGTCTGTAACATACTTTGCTGGAAAAGGATTAATGGTTTTGTTTTTCCCTTCTTTGCAGTTGCTTTGCTAATGTGGTTCTACAATGTCTATCTTGCACACGGCCACTTGTTGCATACTTGTTAGAGAAAGGGCATCGCGAACAGTGTATGAACAGATCACATATGTTTTTCAGTTTCTTTTTCATAGGATGTATTGAATTTATATTATCTTTGACATTTGGTTCTTTTGTTTTTCAGGCAGACGGAATGACTGGTGCTTCATGTGTGAGCTTCAAGTCCATGTTGAAAGAGCACTAGAAAGTTCATATCCCTTTTCTCCAATAAATATTCTTTCTCGGTTACCAAATATTGGAGGCAATCTTGGCTATGGAAAACAGGAGGATGCACATGAGTTCATGAGGTTTAGATTTTGTGCTTTTTGTTTTTGAACTGGAACTTGCTTTTGGGatttttttcatgaatccttagGATAGTTAACTTAATATCAATTGCTTATTGTAGGTTTGCAATTGATACAATGCAGTCCGTATGTCTTGATGAATTTGGTGGGGAGAAAGCCCTCCATCCTAGCTCTTTAGAGACAACCCTTATTCAGCACATTTTTGGTGGTCAGCTCCAATCACAGGTCATACTTCATATTTTCTGTTAACAAAGGCAACTTTTCCTTGTTAGTTAATTACGTTCGGAAAATGATATTGTAGCATTCAGACTCACACCTGATGgctattagggttttgattgatGATATTGTAGCATCTACGTCATGGTTGACGACATCATGATGGTAAGGCCACTTAAGAATCCACATGTGGAGCTTATATGTCTTCGTTTGCTCTTAATATACGAGTAGTAAGATGCAATAACTGTATTTAGCAACAACATGCATTCTGAGGGTTGATTGATTCCCACATGTTCATTTCACCTAGTAGCAAAAATTCATTGGACAGGTTATTTAAATGGTATCACCTTTGATCAGCCATGATAAATCATTGCCGTATATAGAGTCGACAACAACTGCGATGCCGTGAAAAAAAACTTGTAAAAAGGAAAATGTTCAGGCAGGATAGTCGAGGCAATCTAGGTATAGTTTGACGCAGTATTGAAATATCCTCAAAGCTGCGGAAGTTTAGGCTTGTTCTAGTTTGATGCTATAAGCACTTAGAAGATGGATTGTACAGGCGTATTTCATGATTAACATTGTGATACTAGCTTTCTCAGTTTATCTAATTAAAATCTAGCAACCTTAATGGAGTATTCTTAGAGACTCTTCTCATAAAAATAGTTTTATAAATGATAAACATGAAAGCTGCTGGTTAGAGGCTGCTTATGATATTTTTTAAGCATATCAACAATCAAACAGGGTTCTCTGACGTCCTACTGAGTTCTCTGTTTGTTGATTACTCAAAATCATCGTATGTGGCAAATATCTTAGCATCTGACTGTATGTGTTGCTTAATATGTAATTTCGTTTTATTTTATCATGTGCCTTTAAGAAACTCATCCACAAATTCTTTTTGGAGGACATCAATTTTTACAACTTTCCGTTCTTTCTCCGCAGTGTCATCTTTCTTGGCTTTCTGTATTCTCTCACCATTTCCTTTTATTTCAGGTTACATGTGCTGAATGCAATAAGATCTCAAACCGGAACGAAAATATGATGGATTTAACTgttgaaattcaaggggaagCATCATCATTGGAGGATTGCCTGGATCAGTTCACTGTCAAAGAGCGGCTTGATGGGGAGAATTTGTATAAATGTGATGGGTGAGAGTTCTTTTACCCTGCCTTGTTCTTGACCACCTATTCTTGCTTCTATGACCACAGTATTTCCAAACAGTTTATTTGATGCACGTATAactgtttttgatttttatttcacTGGCTGTTGCTTTTAGCACGTGCTACTCTTTATAAGGCACACAAGCACCTAATCATTTTAGAGGTTGTATGGTATAAATGAATACTTCTATTTTACCAGTCCTCTCTGATCTACATGTACAATACTCCTAACCTGTACAGACTACAGATTTAGCTATCAGCTAACGGAATACATACCTTCATAGAAGGAATCTGGTCGATTCTGCCATTGTTGAAGAAGATAATTTCTTAACCTAAAACTTATAGATCACCACTCAGTTAAAGCACGAGGACTGTTGTACTATTTCCGTCAGAACAATGTACAGTAAAATTTGACTTTTCATATTAGTTGGTATCCGCTGCTGCAAAATTTTTAGAACAAAATACTTCATGCTAGTTGATTATCCCTCTTAGGTTTCACTGTTCCCAATAACATCTTCTATAAAATTCTGTTCAATTATGGTTTCGTGAGATAACTTCATCCTGATATAAGAATTATATTATTTGTGCATTACGCGTGAAGCACACAATTTCTTCTGGTTCAGAAGTCATGTTATAGGCCTCCATATCATCTCATCACTTCTGATTGATTAATGGTTACCACTTTCTACAGGTGTGAGGACTATGTGAAGGCCTGGAAGCGTCTCAGCATCTGTCAAGCTCCGAATATCCTCACCATTGCCCTTAAAAGATTTCAGGTCTTAACTACACTAGTATTCCTTCTCTATACTTCCGCAGAAGTCATATTAATTTTGTTAATGTTAGGCTAAGCATCGAAACTCTTCTAATGGTACTGCTACATACCAATACGAAAATctttcacaacttgtattatacTATGTAATTTAAATGCGCAGAGTTGCGCTTGCGCTTTGGTTAGATTATATGATATACACTTTGAGGTT
The nucleotide sequence above comes from Papaver somniferum cultivar HN1 chromosome 8, ASM357369v1, whole genome shotgun sequence. Encoded proteins:
- the LOC113301354 gene encoding ubiquitin carboxyl-terminal hydrolase 18-like isoform X3, with protein sequence MHISGYIPVDLYSFIQFLFTILIILLGLLHLVKNTAKKYFFVDATFDEEVVEEEDKQHNHTQDTIMITAEKFSCASCGTHATKSCNGCKAVRYCSPICQRKHWGSGHKYKCNDFKQRNLNWTSIFSQKGKAFGSGDTSSAVLQRTKKVLFPYEEFVKLFNSDKQGSPPCGLLNCGNSCFANVVLQCLSCTRPLVAYLLEKGHREQCRRNDWCFMCELQVHVERALESSYPFSPINILSRLPNIGGNLGYGKQEDAHEFMRFAIDTMQSVCLDEFGGEKALHPSSLETTLIQHIFGGQLQSQVTCAECNKISNRNENMMDLTVEIQGEASSLEDCLDQFTVKERLDGENLYKCDGCEDYVKAWKRLSICQAPNILTIALKRFQSGRFGKLNKRVTFPETLDLDPYMSEAGNGNNLYHLYAVVVHVDMLNASFFGHYICYTKDFDGNWYRIDDCKVLRVELEEVLSQGAYMLLYSRNGARSDCVKHLKPSTEEQQAVDVAKDVQGCSEEPVGSSAIAESIDFLETSTSKSYDIICKPEEDLKLPMEEDQQRVYVTKELQECSDKPLEFCSIGESIPFETSMSQSCNTKWHPGDDLKPSIEDDQQAIYAAKEVQECLDNTVESCGTTESIDLFETSTRKSFDILRQPGADSASTVDPANDMKLDVDCVKADLRDPNNSQQDINFASTESNYCRSSQTAETSSASSSNVFVPTERFQGTNPEAGCSFREGITAMSGCSIEEVTSSKCSVGGSLPEKP